One Mercurialis annua linkage group LG3, ddMerAnnu1.2, whole genome shotgun sequence DNA window includes the following coding sequences:
- the LOC126673153 gene encoding nuclear envelope-associated protein 2-like, whose translation MSVLERPSSSSFSEAVGGREIDPLLKDLNEKKQSFRRNVVSLAAELKEVRSRFASQEQSFLKETLTRKKAETKAKTMEEEISILQKRLEERNGQVQASASTAEKYLNKLDSLRSQLSATQATADASAASAQSAQLQCLALLKELDMKNSSLKEHEDRVTRLGEQLDNLQNDLQARESSQKQLKDEVLRIEQDIMQAISKAGAGKDCELRKLLDEVSPKNFEKINRLLVVKDQEIASLKDEIRIMSAHWKLKTKDLETQLEKQRRADQELKKRVLKLEFCLQEARSQTRKLQRMGERRDKALKELREQLAAKQQAEAVSNNEKQNFWESSGFKIVVSMSMLILVVFSKR comes from the exons ATGTCTGTTTTGGAAAGACCATCATCTAGTTCATTTTCAGAGGCTGTTGGGGGTAGAGAGATTGATCCTTTATTGAAGGATTTAAATGAGAAGAAGCAAAGTTTTAGAAGGAACGTTGTTTCGTTGGCGGCGGAGTTGAAGGAAGTTCGTAGCCGGTTTGCATCTCAAGAGCAATCATTTCTTAAAGAGACATTAACAAGAAAG AAAGCTGAGACCAAGGCAAAAACCATGGAAGAAGAGATTTCTATATTGCAGAAGAGATTAGAGGAGAGGAATGGCCAGGTTCAAGCTTCAGCCTCTACTGCTGAGAAG TACCTAAACAAGCTGGATAGTCTCAGATCACAGCTTTCAGCCACTCAAGCTACTGCAGATGCAAGTGCTGCATCAGCTCAATCTGCTCAGCTTCAGTGTTTAGCATTATTAAAGGAATTAGATATGAAGAATAGTTCATTAAAAGAGCATGAGGATCGCGTGACTAGGCTAGGAGAGCAATTAGACAATTTACAGAATGATCTTCAGGCACGGGAATCCTCCCAAAAGCAACTGAAAGATGAAGTTCTTAGAATTGAGCAAGACATTATGCAAGCTATTTCCAAGGCTGGAGCTGGCAAAGATTGTGAACTTAGGAAATTATTAGATGAGGTTTCTCCAAAAAACTTTGAGAAGATCAATAGACTTCTGGTTGTCAAAGATCAAGAAATAGCCAGTTTGAAAGATGAAATAAGAATTATGTCTGCCCACTGGAAGCTCAAAACCAAGGATTTGGAAACGCAG TTAGAAAAGCAACGACGTGCTGATCAAGAGCTGAAAAAGAGGGTGTTGAAGTTGGAATTCTGTCTTCAGGAAGCTCGTTCTCAGACGAGAAAGCTCCAAAGG ATGGGAGAGAGGAGAGACAAAGCACTAAAAGAACTCAGGGAACAGTTAGCAGCAAAACAACAGGCTGAAGCTGTGAGTaataatgaaaaacaaaatttctgGGAATCTTCTGGCTTTAAGATTGTGGTTTCCATGTCAATGTTGATCTTGGTCGTATTTTCAAAGCGATAA